A single region of the Vicia villosa cultivar HV-30 ecotype Madison, WI linkage group LG4, Vvil1.0, whole genome shotgun sequence genome encodes:
- the LOC131596881 gene encoding uncharacterized protein LOC131596881, with the protein MEEQIAAEVERRLKKMNIGEQKVAQVELNIPFLEALEQIPIYAKFMKDIISKKRTIDSDPIILTETCSAILQGMKIPVKKRDRGSVTIPCTIGDRSFKKALIDLGASVSLMPLSIYKRLGIGKVQDTRMTLQFADQSVKRPYGVVEDVLVKIDKFVFLVDFVILEMPEDEEIPIILGRPFLETGRCLIDIEEENSLTTQKLPLERVLSLSIFEEEEIIDEKDSEVLAMMETSFVKNSRHNRWEDLRQPLVEGSKDEPKKGTELKQLPENLKYVFLDTESNCPAIISSHLEFFQEDKLVKVLKKHKSALGCSWVSPVHVVPKKGGTTVIKNEKNELIPTRTVTEWRVCIDYRRLNLATRKDHFPLPFIDQMLESDIAVGAVLGQRREKLLHVIYYASHVLNPAQMNYATTEKELLADFKPRLLRWTLLLQEFDMEIRDKKGSENTVADHLSRMSPIAEIEDTRPIKDEFAMNISSLFYLWDDPFLYKKGLDGLIRRCVPEEEQSDVLKACHDSEYGGHFSGDRTAAKVLQSGLYWPILFKDAQGIVKECDRCQ; encoded by the exons atggaagaacaaattgcggCTGAGGTagagagaagattgaagaagatgaacattggTGAACAGAAAGTAGCTCAAGTTGAGCTAAATATTCCATTCTTAGAGGCACTGGAGCAAATTCCTATCTATGCGAAGTTCATGAAGGATATCATTTCAAAGAAGCGAACAATCGACAGTGAcccgattattctaactgaaacttgtagtgctattttgcagggaatgAAGATCCCAGTTAAAAAGAGAGATCGAGGTTCAGTAACGATTCCATGCACAATTGGTGATagatctttcaagaaagctttgaTCGATTTGGGggcaagtgtgagtcttatgccattatccatttacaaaagattgggaATAGGTAAAGTACAAGATACTCGAATGACACTTCAGTTTGCTGACCAATCCGTTAAAAGACCTTACGGAGTAGTAGAAGATGTGTTGGTGAAAATCGACAAGTTCGTGTTTCTGGTAGATTTTGTTATTCTAGAGATGCccgaagatgaagagataccaatcattttggGAAGACCTTTTCTAGAAACTGGGAGATGCTTGATCGACATAGAAGAAG aaaacTCTTTGACAACACAGAAGCTACCTTTGGAAAGAGTTCTGAGTCTATCAATCTTCGAAGAGGAGGAAATAATTGATGAAAAAGACAGtgaagttttagccatgatggaaacaTCATTTGTCAAAAATTCTCGCCACAACCGATGGGAGGATCTAAGGCAACCATTAGTGGAAGGAAGTAAAGACGAACCAAAGAAGGGGACTGAACTAAAGCAATTACCGGAGAACCTCAAATACGTCTTTTTGGACACTGAAAGTAACTGCCCGGCTATCATAAGTTCTCACCTTGAATTCTTTCAAGAGGATAAGCTTGTCAAAGTCCTTAAAAAGCATAAAAGTGCTCTTGGATG ttcatgggtgagtccagtgcaTGTGGTGCCTAAGAAAGGTGGAACTACGGTAAtcaagaatgaaaagaatgagttgattcccacaAGAACAGTTACAGAGTGGAGAGTCTGTATAGATTACCGAAGATTGAATCTAGCAActagaaaagatcacttcccatTACCCTTCATTGACCAGATGTTAGaaag TGATATTGCAGTAGGGGCGGTTCTAGGACAGCGTAGAGAAAAGTTActacatgttatttactacgcaAGTCATGTGCTGAACCCTGCACAAATGAACTATGCAACTACTGAGAAGGAGTTGCTAGCG gacttTAAACCAAGGTTGCTAAGATGGACCTtgctccttcaggagtttgatatggagattcgtgacaagaaagggtctGAAAACACTGTGGCCGACCACTTGTCTCGAATGTCACCTATTGCAGAAATAGAAGATACGCGCCCGATAAAGGACGAGTTCGCTATGAACATatcctcgct gttctacttgtgggatgatccattcTTATACAAGAAGGGACTCGATGGCTTGATCAGAAGATGTGTACCCGAGGAGGAACAAAGCGATGTGCTAAAAGCATGTCATGACTCCGAATATGGAGGACATTTCAGTGGTGATAGAACGGCTGCAAAGGTCCTACAATCTGGTTTGTATTGGCCCATACTATTCAAAGACGCTCAAGGCATTGTGAAAGAATGTGATAGGTGTCAATGA